The Dehalogenimonas sp. 4OHTPN genome window below encodes:
- the dtd gene encoding D-aminoacyl-tRNA deacylase — translation MKALIQRVSRARVIVGGEVAGEISGGLLAFIGVAAGDQKADADYLVNKMVNLRIFADADSKFNLSLLDVKGELLLVSQFTLIADTRKGRRPSFTDAAPPDVAEFMFNEFVAEARKTGVKVETGKFQAHMHVELVNDGPVTIIIDSGERLRARG, via the coding sequence GTGAAAGCGCTCATCCAGCGGGTTTCCCGGGCCAGAGTCATCGTCGGCGGCGAGGTCGCCGGAGAAATTTCCGGCGGCTTGCTGGCTTTCATCGGGGTGGCGGCGGGCGACCAAAAGGCCGACGCCGACTACCTGGTGAACAAAATGGTCAATCTGAGAATCTTCGCCGACGCCGATTCAAAGTTCAACCTTTCGCTTCTCGACGTTAAAGGCGAGTTGCTGCTGGTCAGCCAGTTCACCCTCATCGCCGATACCAGGAAAGGCCGCCGCCCCAGCTTCACCGACGCCGCCCCGCCGGATGTGGCCGAATTCATGTTCAACGAGTTCGTAGCCGAGGCCAGAAAGACCGGGGTCAAGGTCGAAACAGGCAAATTCCAGGCGCACATGCACGTAGAGCTGGTCAACGACGGCCCGGTGACGATCATAATTGATTCCGGCGAGCGGCTGCGGGCGCGGGGGTGA